The Euphorbia lathyris chromosome 8, ddEupLath1.1, whole genome shotgun sequence genome has a window encoding:
- the LOC136202383 gene encoding uncharacterized protein isoform X2 has protein sequence MLNLEQKASYNIQPQVYNQGQPRPMPMSPNQSQVRESQACEQILSENIPSNVGFTGVQSSSSLTSAQPSVQQAQNFLPYLYQQLSDQNFIQPAIHQKKALMMQQLMAQLPNATNMQQNQLSGQQNQHTYLSSLQQTSVGPLQANITNFLSQSWENLLQQDIPLQSYPNMLQHENLKQLQEQMVHSQHLNQDEKLQQLTKQEMLQQQQFNQQAKQQLPALHNQHEMQQQFMEQQMLQQQQAHMVHSQQLNQHEIQQQQGLPAQMHQRDDVDEPDVFQQHISRGCLSTFV, from the exons ATGTTAAATCTTGAGCAGAAAG CATCTTATAATATCCAGCCTCAAGTTTACAATCAAGGGCAGCCTCGTCCTATGCCAATGTCACCTAATCAGTCTCAAGTACGCGAGTCTCAAGCATGTGAGCAAATTTTATCAGAGAATATCCCAAGTAATGTGGGTTTCACAGGGGTTCAAAGTTCTTCCAGTTTGACATCTGCACAGCCTTCTGTACAACAAGCACAAAATTTTCTGCCATATCTGTATCAACAACTTTCAGACCAGAACTTCATTCAACCGGCCATCCATCAAAAGAAAGCATTAATGATGCAGCAGCTAATGGCCCAATTACCAAATGCTACAAATATGCAGCAAAATCAGTTATCTGGGCAACAAAACCAACATACTTACCTGTCATCTTTGCAGCAAACATCAGTAGGACCTCTACAAGCCAACATAACCAACTTCTTGTCGCAGAGTTGGGAGAATTTGTTGCAACAAGATATTCCTCTCCAGTCATATCCTAATATGCTTCAACACGAGAATCTGAAACAACTGCAAGAACAGATGGTGCATTCTCAACACCTCAATCAGGACGAGAAGCTGCAACAGTTAACGAAGCAGGAGATGTTGCAACAACAGCAGTTCAACCAGCAAGCCAAGCAGCAGTTACCTGCACTGCACAATCAGCACGAGATGCAGCAACAGTTCATGGAGCAGCAGATGTTGCAACAACAGCAGGCACATATGGTGCATTCTCAACAGCTCAATCAGCATGAGATCCAGCAACAGCAGGGGTTACCTGCACAGATGCATCAGAGGGATGATGTCGATGAGCCAGATGTCTTTCAGCAACATATCTCAAGAG GCTGCCTCTCCACATTTGTCTGA
- the LOC136202383 gene encoding uncharacterized protein isoform X1 encodes MLNLEQKASYNIQPQVYNQGQPRPMPMSPNQSQVRESQACEQILSENIPSNVGFTGVQSSSSLTSAQPSVQQAQNFLPYLYQQLSDQNFIQPAIHQKKALMMQQLMAQLPNATNMQQNQLSGQQNQHTYLSSLQQTSVGPLQANITNFLSQSWENLLQQDIPLQSYPNMLQHENLKQLQEQMVHSQHLNQDEKLQQLTKQEMLQQQQFNQQAKQQLPALHNQHEMQQQFMEQQMLQQQQAHMVHSQQLNQHEIQQQQGLPAQMHQRDDVDEPDVFQQHISRGQHTFYTREQMISGAYFPTFSPQSPQLLQAASPHLSEHSSSEDYLQYLLSPPTKDETPLQSGTAHCPFIVSSPSSGHSSPGVDQQNLLPSLTEGETLLQSGTANSPFIVSSPSTPLPPSPMPGDSEKPVNEFFPFCNAKPD; translated from the exons ATGTTAAATCTTGAGCAGAAAG CATCTTATAATATCCAGCCTCAAGTTTACAATCAAGGGCAGCCTCGTCCTATGCCAATGTCACCTAATCAGTCTCAAGTACGCGAGTCTCAAGCATGTGAGCAAATTTTATCAGAGAATATCCCAAGTAATGTGGGTTTCACAGGGGTTCAAAGTTCTTCCAGTTTGACATCTGCACAGCCTTCTGTACAACAAGCACAAAATTTTCTGCCATATCTGTATCAACAACTTTCAGACCAGAACTTCATTCAACCGGCCATCCATCAAAAGAAAGCATTAATGATGCAGCAGCTAATGGCCCAATTACCAAATGCTACAAATATGCAGCAAAATCAGTTATCTGGGCAACAAAACCAACATACTTACCTGTCATCTTTGCAGCAAACATCAGTAGGACCTCTACAAGCCAACATAACCAACTTCTTGTCGCAGAGTTGGGAGAATTTGTTGCAACAAGATATTCCTCTCCAGTCATATCCTAATATGCTTCAACACGAGAATCTGAAACAACTGCAAGAACAGATGGTGCATTCTCAACACCTCAATCAGGACGAGAAGCTGCAACAGTTAACGAAGCAGGAGATGTTGCAACAACAGCAGTTCAACCAGCAAGCCAAGCAGCAGTTACCTGCACTGCACAATCAGCACGAGATGCAGCAACAGTTCATGGAGCAGCAGATGTTGCAACAACAGCAGGCACATATGGTGCATTCTCAACAGCTCAATCAGCATGAGATCCAGCAACAGCAGGGGTTACCTGCACAGATGCATCAGAGGGATGATGTCGATGAGCCAGATGTCTTTCAGCAACATATCTCAAGAGGTCAGCACACTTTTTACACCCGTGAACAGATGATATCAGGAGCATACTTTCCTACATTTTCACCTCAATCACCTCAATTGCTTCAGGCTGCCTCTCCACATTTGTCTGAACACTCTTCTTCAGAGGATTATCTACAATATCTACTATCGCCTCCAACCAAAGACGAAACTCCATTGCAGTCTGGAACTGCACACTGTCCTTTCATTGTCTCATCTCCTTCGTCTGGACACTCTTCTCCAGGGGTTGATCAACAAAATCTACTACCGTCTCTAACCGAAGGTGAAACTCTGTTGCAGTCTGGAACTGCCAACTCTCCTTTCATTGTCTCATCTCCTTCAACTCCGTTGCCTCCATCCCCCATGCCAGGAGATTCTGAGAAACCTGTAAACGAGTTTTTCCCATTTTGTAATGCTAAACCAGATTAA